One genomic region from Nymphaea colorata isolate Beijing-Zhang1983 chromosome 10, ASM883128v2, whole genome shotgun sequence encodes:
- the LOC116263402 gene encoding G-type lectin S-receptor-like serine/threonine-protein kinase SD2-5, with the protein MPDLTAIAISLLLSLNFQLDAVHSKITIGKISPGLRGNNFDWIDDNGVFLSSVNRTFTLGLLNQPSEGTNYYLVITHRPSTTIIWTANRDSPVSSSDFFAFSADGEATLTSSEGGVVWRTNTKGLGVTAMELQESGNLMVLNSTEGVVWQSFDFPTDTLVSGQVLRPGMRLVSRVATTSGTNLSSGGYVLQMQQGDLSLLAEFQPVQKYWSLQSSSQRTKLTEESPETAVLTNSGWVFYGPSGNPALKILFPGGNLPSSSMVFATLTSDGSISFSITDSTTSSSGLVTMSLSIPAEFCDRPSPCGSYFLCSTDGVCTCPQALSTLYGSGCYSPQSPFPSCRSSPPPASFYRVGGGLTYFGVKFQAPKKVSGFQDCKTLCQTNCSCNALFFQNKSNACYIWGQIGSLQLATTMKDSFDLYVRSLTPAATDDGEARKSNSSLLVPIIAVTVVMSVGIFVLAVFLLIHKARKKRDEAKLSSSDEEAEDIEEMVPGMPRRFKFGELQLATDNFKNVVGKGGFGCVFEGWMPDGQRVAVKQLQKIGQGKKQFQAEVATIGSIHHLHLMRLKGFCAEGKQRLLIYDFMPNGSLDKFLFNKRSAGAASGGTNTGFLDWKKRFGIAVGTAKGLAYLHEECAVRIIHCDVKPENILLDANFSPKISDFGLAKLLSLEESQAFTTMRGTRGYLAPEWLTTSAVSTKSDIYSYGMVLLELVGGRKNLDPSATSSEKFYFPVYAYQMQAEGRVKEVVDGRLGGDVDVEEVERCIKVAMWCVQEDWNLRPRMGTVVKMLTGSVEIPALPPTPPTGFRLHLSMLKGEVSSLSGSGEEKTASSTTTNDTSENAGHGVLSSYELSGPR; encoded by the coding sequence ATGCCCGATCTGACAGCTATCGCcatttcccttcttctctcACTCAATTTCCAACTTGACGCAGTCCACTCAAAGATCACCATCGGCAAAATCTCTCCGGGATTGAGAGGAAACAATTTCGACTGGATCGATGATAATGGCGTCTTCCTCTCATCCGTCAATCGAACTTTCACGCTTGGCCTCCTTAACCAGCCGTCTGAGGGCACCAATTACTACCTTGTCATCACACACCGGCCGAGCACCACCATCATCTGGACGGCCAACCGCGATTCCCCAGTATCAAGTTCCGACTTCTTCGCCTTCTCTGCGGATGGGGAGGCCACTCTCACTTCCTCCGAGGGAGGCGTCGTGTGGAGAACGAACACCAAGGGATTAGGGGTCACCGCCATGGAGCTGCAGGAGTCGGGTAACCTCATGGTTCTGAACTCGACTGAAGGCGTGGTGTGGCAGAGCTTCGATTTTCCGACGGATACGCTGGTCTCTGGCCAGGTTCTCCGACCGGGGATGAGACTGGTGAGCAGAGTAGCCACGACGAGCGGAACCAATCTCTCGTCCGGGGGGTATGTTTTGCAGATGCAGCAAGGGGACCTCTCCTTGCTCGCGGAGTTCCAACCTGTACAGAAATATTGGTCTCTCCAGTCTTCTAGCCAAAGAACGAAGCTGACGGAGGAGTCACCGGAGACGGCTGTTTTGACGAACTCAGGGTGGGTTTTTTACGGCCCAAGCGGCAATCCTGCACTAAAAATCTTGTTTCCCGGCGGTAACCTACCAAGCTCGTCGATGGTGTTCGCCACACTCACTTCGGACGGCAGCATCTCGTTCAGCATCACGGATTCTACCACCAGCAGCAGCGGTCTGGTAACCATGTCGCTTTCTATTCCGGCAGAGTTTTGCGATAGGCCGAGCCCCTGTGGCTCATATTTCCTCTGCTCCACAGACGGAGTCTGCACCTGCCCACAGGCTCTGAGCACTTTGTATGGCTCCGGTTGCTACTCGCCTCAGAGTCCTTTTCCCAGTTGCCGCTCCTCGCCTCCCCCAGCGTCCTTCTATAGAGTGGGGGGAGGACTGACTTACTTCGGAGTAAAGTTTCAGGCGCCGAAAAAGGTCTCCGGATTTCAGGACTGCAAGACCCTATGCCAGACCAACTGCTCTTGTAACGCACTGTTCTTTCAAAACAAGTCAAATGCGTGCTACATTTGGGGTCAGATTGGTAGTCTACAGTTGGCCACAACCATGAAGGACTCTTTCGACCTCTATGTGAGGAGTTTGACACCTGCGGCTACAGATGACGGCGAAGCTAGAAAATCAAACAGTTCTTTGTTGGTTCCCATTATTGCTGTTACTGTTGTGATGAGCGTCGGGATTTTCGTCTTAGCAGTCTTTCTGCTCATTCACAAGGCGAGGAAGAAGCGCGATGAAGCAAAATTGTCGTCCTCTGATGAAGAAGCAGAGGATATCGAGGAAATGGTTCCCGGAATGCCGAGGAGATTCAAGTTCGGAGAACTCCAATTGGCGACAGACAACTTCAAGAACGTGGTGGGCAAGGGAGGTTTCGGGTGCGTATTTGAAGGTTGGATGCCGGACGGCCAAAGGGTCGCCGTGAAGCAACTGCAGAAGATTGGCCAGGGGAAGAAGCAATTCCAAGCAGAGGTGGCCACCATCGGCAGCATTCACCATCTTCATCTGATGAGACTCAAGGGATTTTGCGCCGAAGGGAAACAGAGGCTCTTGATCTACGACTTCATGCCTAATGGCTCGCTCGATAAGTTCCTTTTCAATAAACGGTCGGCCGGCGCTGCCTCCGGTGGAACAAACACCGGATTTCTCGACTGGAAGAAGCGGTTCGGAATCGCCGTGGGAACGGCGAAGGGGCTTGCCTATTTGCACGAGGAATGTGCGGTGAGGATCATCCACTGCGACGTGAAGCCGGAAAACATCCTTTTGGATGCAAATTTCTCGCCGAAGATATCCGACTTCGGCCTCGCGAAGCTGCTAAGTCTAGAGGAAAGCCAGGCCTTCACCACCATGAGGGGGACGAGAGGCTACCTCGCGCCGGAGTGGCTAACGACGTCCGCCGTCTCGACCAAGAGCGACATCTACAGCTACGGGATGGTGTTGCTGGAGTTGGTGGGCGGGCGGAAGAACTTAGACCCATCGGCGACTTCATCGGAAAAGTTCTATTTCCCGGTCTACGCTTACCAGATGCAGGCGGAGGGGAGGGTGAAAGAAGTGGTCGACGGGCGGCTTGGCGGGGATGTGGACGTGGAAGAGGTGGAGAGATGCATCAAGGTGGCGATGTGGTGTGTTCAGGAGGATTGGAATCTGAGGCCGAGAATGGGGACAGTGGTGAAGATGCTTACCGGTAGCGTCGAGATACCAGCGTTGCCTCCGACACCGCCGACAGGATTCCGGCTGCACCTAAGCATGCTCAAGGGGGAAGTGAGCAGCTTGAGCGGCAGCGGGGAGGAGAAGACGGCATCATCGACGACGACCAACGATACGTCGGAGAATGCGGGCCACGGCGTGCTCTCGTCCTACGAACTCTCCGGGCCTAGATGA
- the LOC116263193 gene encoding leucine-rich repeat extensin-like protein 1, which yields MGEANCRWAMAALLVGLLAARAEDEPPVQVYPSNGGQLCASECSTCPLVCSSPPSPPSLIPPPPSLPSSPDFNYATPPTPLLPPPPPPPPSSPLSYIYPETPSIWLPPPSPNQSSIYPYPYYFFYSNSGAPAATVASTGLGVLTVFSIAAICFVF from the coding sequence ATGGGAGAAGCAAACTGCAGGTGGGCAATGGCGGCTTTGTTGGTGGGACTACTGGCTGCGAGAGCAGAGGATGAGCCTCCAGTTCAAGTCTACCCTTCCAATGGCGGCCAGCTCTGCGCAAGTGAGTGCAGCACCTGCCCGCTGGTGTGCTCTTCTCCTCCCTCACCTCCCTCTCTAATCCCTCCACCACCTTCGTTGCCATCATCACCTGATTTCAATTACGCAACACCACCAACGCCGCTCCTTCctccgccaccgccgccgccgccatcCTCACCTCTGTCTTATATCTATCCTGAAACTCCTTCCATATGGTTGCCTCCACCTTCGCCGAATCAATCATCTATCTATCCCTACCCTTACTATTTCTTTTATTCTAACTCAGGAGCTCCGGCTGCGACTGTGGCATCAACAGGACTTGGTGTTCTTACAGTGTTCTCCATTGCTGCAATTTGTTTCGTCTTTTAA